GCTTTATTCAACTATTTCAATCATAAATGGCACAGAAACAATGAAATAATAAAAACCATCAAAAACATGATACAAAAAGCAGCCTAAATAAATGAAAAAAAGGATATACCAATTTCCACACTAATATTGACATTACCGAATCTCTCCGAATTAAATACGCTTTGTAGGCATCCCTAAGAGAAGCCGATTTGTTGCCGAGTGCATTATACAATCTGGCTCGGCCCAATAAACACGACCCTAACACATATGGATTAGCATAAGAATTATTCTCCAAGATCGCTAAAGCCCTATTAAACATGTTCTCCGCTTCAGCCAATCTATTCTCGGCATAACGAAGCTCCGCTATGCCATAGTAACAAGAAGCCGTATTTAGGCTCTTAGCCCCAAGCGTATCCTGTAGACCTCCTACTATATCTTGATAAATAGAATCTGCTTCCGCATACTTTGCCTGGTCTTGTTTCAGGCGGGCCAATTTTAGGCAATCAAGTATGTAACTCCTGCCATCTTTCCCAAATGCTCCTTCATCTATCCTTATCATCCTTAAAAGCAATTGCTCTGCATCGCTAAGCTTATCCTGATCACAGTATAAATTAAAAAGGCCGTTAAGATCATTGGCAATTTCCGGATGGTCAGGACCCGCGGAGCTTTCTGTAATTGACAAAGCAAGTCTGTAATACGCTTCCGCTTCTTGAAATCTCCGCTGTCCTCGATACAAGTCTGCCAAATACCGATATATATATGCTGACTGATCAGTGGTTGTTGAACCCAACGTTTTATTTTCTATTTCCAGCGCCCTAAGTAATAGAGATTCTGCTGCAGTATAATTGCCTTGCATTGTATAAAGAGAACCAAGGTTTGCCAGACTTCTCGCAGCCGAGAGACTCATCGGGCCAGAAATTAATTCACTTATGGCAAGAGATTGTTTTTCATACGAAATTGCATCTAAATATCTTTCTTCGACAAAATAAGCAGCCGCAAGTATGTTGAGCACTATGCTTACTAAATATATTTCTTTTCTGTCCAATGAAGCCACTGATTCGGGATTATATCTTATTGCCCCTAATACTTTTTCTACTTGCATCTTGGCCTTTTCATAGAATGATTGCCGCAAGTATAATTTACCAAGATAAAGCATAGACCATAAGACTTCCAGATCACTTAATCCCAGTGCCTTTTTTTCTATTTCAATCCCCTTTATATATAGCGATTCGCTTTCAGCATATCGAGTATAAAAACTATAAACGCCTGCCAAGTTGATAAGAGCGCGCCCAACATCAATATGTTCTGGCCCTAGAGTCTTCTCTCTAATCATTATCGCTCTTTTATAGACCTCTTCAGTTTCTGAAAGACTCCCTATACTCCCAGTATTAATGCCTAATTTCATCAAAATATCGGCGATCTTTGGGTGATCGGGTCCCAAGGTCTTTTCCCAGATTGCCAATTCCTTTCTGATTAAAGTATCAGCAATCTGACCTGCAGAATTGCCCGCAACTCTCATAAAGGAAGAAGCAAGACGGTCCATTATGGCCGCCGCGACGGTATCTTCCCGGGAAAGCTCATTGTGCACTTCTTTTATCGCGATTCTGCATAGAGAGAGCGCTGAATCATATTCATATATGTCGCACAATGAGTCTGCTCTATTCAATAGATCCTGCCAGCTTTCCATTGCACCTGCTCTCAAAGAGAGGAGCAAAACGAACCCCAGAATTGAAATAGGCCTTATAGACACCTTCTTCCTCCTATCTCATTAAGAAAATGAACTAAATCTATTCGAGTGCCTATACTTGTCATTATCGCCAATCCCCCTGCGCGATAAAGGCAGCCCAGGAATATGGATGATCCGAGAATCCGCCGGCTCGAAGTTTCTTGATTTGCTCGAGTTGTAGTTCACGCAGTCTCTCGGGGATCGATTTGTCTGACCTCATATATAGCCGACTCATCATCTCAGCAGTAGTTTTGTCGTCAACCTGCCATAGAGAACTGACCACGGTGCGCGCTCCCGCCATCTGAAAAGCTCGCCGTAGTCCGAATACTCCTTCACCCTGCTTAACCTCACCAAGACCAGTCTCGCATGCGGAAAGAACGACCAGTTGCGTTCCTTTCAGATCTAGAGAAGATACTTCATAGGCTGACAATATGCCATCGTCTACGCCTAAACTATCCGCGTCATCGCCATGCCGGTTGGCACCCGCCAGAAGAAGGCCGGATTGCAACAGGGGATTTTCACCCACCCAAGTCTCCTCGTTGCCTGCCCGAGTTGATGGTATTGAAGGTCGACACCGCCCCTCAAGAAAATAACCGTGAGTGGCCAGGTGAATCACCCTCTTCCCCGACGCCTCCTTCCTGAAATTATCCTCGCTGGCCTGAGAGTCGAAGAACACGGCGGTTGTTTCTGCCCAAGCAGACCGCCATCTGGACACGATTTGGTTAATCTCGCTTTTTGTTCCTGGTAACGACGCAACATGGAGATTCTTCAAATCCCCGCATCCGGATCGTACATTGTGCGTCGCATACTCGGAATAGCCTGCGATACTATCGACTTCTTGCGCGAGCGCCTCTGAGACCCGGTGGATCGACGGAGTTGCGTCGTAATCGGGATCTCCCAGTGCAAAGAGCCCTGTTGTTACTTGAGCAGGTGCCTCCTGTAGTCTAATTAGGTCCCTGCCTGAAGAAAGGTGATGGATAAGATATTTCTCAACCAGGTAAATTCCCTTTTCATCCATCAGGCCAGCCAGCGATACAAGGTTTAAAGAGCCATCGAGCCCGACAAATATTGTCTGCTCCTTCTTAAAATGCCTTTCCAACGGCTTCCAGATCCTTTCATAAAGGGCTTGATTGATCGGTTGATATTCAACCATATCGGATTTGTTTGGCAACTGCCCGGCGGAGGCTTCGCTCTGCATGTGCTTTAAGTAGCGATCAACCAATGGATCGATATCTGAGGCGTCTCCAAGCTGCACAATCTCCGTCTTTCCGCCCTTGTTAATAATTAGCGCTAGGTATTTCGGAATAACGGAATCGGGCTTTATTTGGCGATAATCCCATTTAAGATATTCGATAAACGCCGTATTGGCCGGTAATAATGAGTCAATTTTCGCCGCCGAGATATTATTAATCTCTTGCCTTCTCCGAAAACTCATACTGCGCCGTGATAATTCAGCCTCGAAATCGTTTGCAGCCCTAGAAAGGGAATCAAGTTTTATTTTGTAGGCGCCCGTGGTATCATCGCCGGGGTCAGCGCTATATAGCTTGGAGATTTGCAATTTTGCAGTTCGAAGTGACTGCGCTAGCATCTGTGTTATTGAATCCTTCTCAGTTGCCAACGCTTGCTGTCGCTGCATCACTCCCTCAAAGACTATTCCCTTAGATGAGAGAACAACAGCATTCTCCTCATTCAGCTGACCATAGTCGGCCTTGCCAAGGTCATAAATACAGGAGAGGTAACTATTGAAGGCTTTTTTAACGGCCTGAGCGTACGTAAGTGCATCCTTTTCAGAAAGTACACGGGCGTTGTTACGGAAATTCCTGAATCGAATGTTGAAAGCCTTTGCCGCTTCCGCAATTCCCGAATCCAATTGTTGAGTGGCGCGATAATAGGCAGAGTATGATCCCCGAGTGTCCGCTACGCGTGGATGATCCGGACCAAGAACTTTTTCATCAATTGCCAACACTCTTTTGTAAAGCGGCTCCGCGTCGGCGTCACGTCCCTGGGCATGATAAACCAGGGCGAGATTGAGCAGGCATCTTGCCACATTCGGGTGCTCTGGACCAAGGACTTTTTCATCAATCGCAAGCGCTCTTCTGTAAAGCGGCTCCGCGTCGGCATAGCGCCCCTGGTCATAATAATTACATGCAAGATTGTGCAAGCCTAGCGCTACGTCCGGATGGTCCGGACCAAGAGCTTTTTCTTTAATCGCCAGAGCACGTTTATAAAGCTGATCGGCCTCAGCATATTTTGCCTGGTCACTATAGAGATTAGCAAGATTATTCAAACTTGCCGATACATCTGGATTATCCGCACCAAGAGCTTTTTCCCTAATCGCCAGGGCTCTCTTGTATAGCGGCTCAGCGTCGGCGTCACGTCCCTGGTAGCGATAAGCCACAGCGAGATTGCCCAAAACCGCTGCCACACGTGGATGATCGGAACCAGTCGTCTTTTCAAGAATCGCCAGCGCGCGCTTATAGAGCGGCTCGGCCTCAGCATATAGTGCCTGGGCAAGATAGACATTTGCAAGATCATTCAGGCCCATCGCTACATCCGGATGATCCGGAGAAAGAGCTTTTTCCTTAATTGCCAGCGCACGTTTATATAGCTGCTCGGCCTCAGCATTGCGTGCCTGGGCA
The genomic region above belongs to Candidatus Zixiibacteriota bacterium and contains:
- a CDS encoding tetratricopeptide repeat protein — its product is MESWQDLLNRADSLCDIYEYDSALSLCRIAIKEVHNELSREDTVAAAIMDRLASSFMRVAGNSAGQIADTLIRKELAIWEKTLGPDHPKIADILMKLGINTGSIGSLSETEEVYKRAIMIREKTLGPEHIDVGRALINLAGVYSFYTRYAESESLYIKGIEIEKKALGLSDLEVLWSMLYLGKLYLRQSFYEKAKMQVEKVLGAIRYNPESVASLDRKEIYLVSIVLNILAAAYFVEERYLDAISYEKQSLAISELISGPMSLSAARSLANLGSLYTMQGNYTAAESLLLRALEIENKTLGSTTTDQSAYIYRYLADLYRGQRRFQEAEAYYRLALSITESSAGPDHPEIANDLNGLFNLYCDQDKLSDAEQLLLRMIRIDEGAFGKDGRSYILDCLKLARLKQDQAKYAEADSIYQDIVGGLQDTLGAKSLNTASCYYGIAELRYAENRLAEAENMFNRALAILENNSYANPYVLGSCLLGRARLYNALGNKSASLRDAYKAYLIRRDSVMSILVWKLVYPFFHLFRLLFVSCF
- a CDS encoding CHAT domain-containing protein; this encodes MRIFSILGFVLLLSLRVGAAESWQDLLNRADSLSKAQYQDSAIFIGRLALEKTREEFGGNDTATARVLFLLGIYHYHKAAYGQADTLLRQAITIREKVLGPNDPDVAKGLNNLALVYCGQGRYVDAEPLYKRVLAIFESAFGIDNPYVAFCVNNLAFVYYLQGRYANAEPLYKRGLAVLEKALGSDNLAVVQSVKGLADIYLAQARNAEAEQLYKRALAIKEKALSPDHPDVAMGLNDLANVYLAQALYAEAEPLYKRALAILEKTTGSDHPRVAAVLGNLAVAYRYQGRDADAEPLYKRALAIREKALGADNPDVSASLNNLANLYSDQAKYAEADQLYKRALAIKEKALGPDHPDVALGLHNLACNYYDQGRYADAEPLYRRALAIDEKVLGPEHPNVARCLLNLALVYHAQGRDADAEPLYKRVLAIDEKVLGPDHPRVADTRGSYSAYYRATQQLDSGIAEAAKAFNIRFRNFRNNARVLSEKDALTYAQAVKKAFNSYLSCIYDLGKADYGQLNEENAVVLSSKGIVFEGVMQRQQALATEKDSITQMLAQSLRTAKLQISKLYSADPGDDTTGAYKIKLDSLSRAANDFEAELSRRSMSFRRRQEINNISAAKIDSLLPANTAFIEYLKWDYRQIKPDSVIPKYLALIINKGGKTEIVQLGDASDIDPLVDRYLKHMQSEASAGQLPNKSDMVEYQPINQALYERIWKPLERHFKKEQTIFVGLDGSLNLVSLAGLMDEKGIYLVEKYLIHHLSSGRDLIRLQEAPAQVTTGLFALGDPDYDATPSIHRVSEALAQEVDSIAGYSEYATHNVRSGCGDLKNLHVASLPGTKSEINQIVSRWRSAWAETTAVFFDSQASEDNFRKEASGKRVIHLATHGYFLEGRCRPSIPSTRAGNEETWVGENPLLQSGLLLAGANRHGDDADSLGVDDGILSAYEVSSLDLKGTQLVVLSACETGLGEVKQGEGVFGLRRAFQMAGARTVVSSLWQVDDKTTAEMMSRLYMRSDKSIPERLRELQLEQIKKLRAGGFSDHPYSWAAFIAQGDWR